The Streptomyces sp. HUAS CB01 genome has a segment encoding these proteins:
- a CDS encoding bifunctional metallophosphatase/5'-nucleotidase, which translates to MSATSHQKRRRVLAAAAGLTTVGALVAAMPAGAHDRGNGHGHDHGYGYGRTVDVQLLSFNDLHGNLQPPAGSAGRVTHTNEDGTTRTIDAGGAEYLATHLREARKGNRYSITAAAGDMVGASPMLSGLFHDEPTIEALNKLKLDVTSVGNHEFDEGAKELARLQNGGCHPVEGCYEKKANGKPKTFRGADFPYLAANVTNEKSGRPVLDPYFVWEKNGVRIGFIGVTLEGTPDIVSAEGIKGLKFGDEIETINKYTKVLERKGVKSIVALLHEGGAPASGSYNYNCDSPGPGDGISGPIVDIAKKVSPQVDALVTGHTHQAYACTVPDPSGKPRTVTSAASFGKLYTDTTLTYDRRTRDIVRTSVASANHVVTRDVAKAADMTQLIDRWNTLAAPIANKPVGYISADIENPADAAERPAGNLIADAQLEGMAPADKGGAQLALMNPGGIRAGLVHKASGSEGDGVVTYGEAFTVQPFTNMMTAVDLTGAQLITALQQQVSGPNQAAPKILQVSKGFTYTLDMTKAGADRIVTDSVKLNGEAIDPAKTYRVAMNEFLAGGGDGFAVLKEHKNKLVGASDLDLLNAYFAAHSSPAAPLAPPATGRITVVK; encoded by the coding sequence AGCGCCGCCGCGTACTCGCGGCCGCCGCCGGACTGACCACCGTCGGCGCACTGGTCGCCGCGATGCCCGCCGGGGCTCACGATCGCGGCAACGGACACGGCCACGACCACGGATACGGTTACGGCCGCACCGTCGACGTCCAGCTGCTGTCCTTCAACGACCTGCACGGCAACCTGCAGCCGCCCGCCGGCTCGGCGGGCCGGGTCACCCACACCAACGAGGACGGCACCACCCGCACCATCGACGCGGGCGGCGCCGAGTACCTCGCCACGCATCTGCGCGAGGCCCGCAAGGGCAACCGGTACTCGATCACGGCCGCGGCCGGCGACATGGTCGGTGCCTCGCCGATGCTGTCCGGTCTCTTCCACGACGAGCCGACCATCGAGGCGCTGAACAAGCTGAAGCTCGATGTGACCTCCGTCGGCAACCACGAGTTCGACGAGGGGGCCAAGGAGCTCGCCCGGCTGCAGAACGGCGGCTGCCACCCGGTCGAGGGCTGTTACGAGAAGAAGGCCAACGGCAAGCCGAAGACCTTCCGCGGCGCGGACTTCCCGTACCTCGCGGCCAACGTGACCAACGAGAAGTCCGGCCGTCCGGTCCTGGACCCGTACTTCGTCTGGGAGAAGAACGGGGTGAGGATCGGCTTCATCGGCGTCACCCTGGAGGGCACCCCGGACATCGTCAGCGCCGAGGGCATCAAGGGCCTGAAGTTCGGCGACGAGATCGAGACGATCAACAAGTACACCAAGGTGCTCGAGCGCAAGGGCGTGAAGTCGATCGTCGCGCTGCTGCACGAGGGAGGTGCGCCCGCCTCCGGCTCGTACAACTACAACTGCGACAGCCCGGGCCCCGGCGACGGCATCTCCGGCCCGATCGTCGACATCGCCAAGAAGGTCAGCCCGCAGGTCGACGCGCTGGTGACCGGCCACACCCACCAGGCGTACGCGTGCACCGTCCCGGACCCGTCCGGGAAGCCGCGCACGGTCACCTCGGCCGCCTCGTTCGGCAAGCTGTACACCGACACGACGCTCACGTACGACCGCCGTACCCGCGACATCGTGCGCACGTCGGTCGCGTCCGCCAACCACGTCGTCACCCGTGACGTGGCCAAGGCCGCGGACATGACGCAGCTGATCGACCGCTGGAACACGCTGGCCGCGCCGATCGCCAACAAGCCCGTCGGCTACATCTCCGCGGACATCGAGAACCCCGCCGACGCGGCCGAGCGTCCGGCCGGCAACCTGATCGCGGACGCCCAGCTGGAGGGCATGGCGCCGGCCGACAAGGGCGGCGCGCAGCTCGCGCTGATGAACCCGGGCGGCATCCGTGCCGGTCTGGTCCACAAGGCGTCCGGCAGCGAGGGCGACGGCGTCGTGACCTACGGCGAGGCCTTCACCGTGCAGCCGTTCACCAACATGATGACGGCGGTCGACCTCACCGGTGCCCAGCTGATCACCGCGCTGCAGCAGCAGGTGAGCGGCCCCAACCAGGCCGCGCCGAAGATCCTCCAGGTGTCGAAGGGCTTCACCTACACCCTGGACATGACCAAGGCCGGTGCCGACCGGATCGTGACGGACTCCGTGAAGCTGAACGGTGAGGCGATCGACCCGGCGAAGACCTACCGCGTCGCGATGAACGAGTTCCTGGCGGGCGGCGGCGACGGCTTCGCCGTGCTGAAGGAGCACAAGAACAAGCTGGTGGGCGCGTCCGACCTGGACCTGCTCAACGCCTACTTCGCCGCGCACTCGAGCCCGGCCGCCCCGCTGGCGCCGCCGGCCACGGGCCGGATCACGGTCGTCAAGTGA